From one Trifolium pratense cultivar HEN17-A07 linkage group LG1, ARS_RC_1.1, whole genome shotgun sequence genomic stretch:
- the LOC123902319 gene encoding nucleolin 1-like isoform X6, whose translation MANESESEVCDNAIPPPKICKRECEDEDQEDVITKKQKRDEVVEVVVKQENEEEINPDQEDVITKKQKRDEVVEVVVKQENEEEINPDQEDVITKKQKRDEVVEVVVKQENEEEINPDQEDVITKKQKRDEVVEVVVNQENEEEINPDQEDVITKKQKRDEVVEVVTKQENEEEINPDQEDVITKKQKRDEVVEVVVKQDNEEEINPDQEDVITKKQKKNEVVEVVVNQENEEEINPDYSEHDNKLEAENESGTGFIALEPVDDGSTDADSPRSFGEDNPEDLESPEYTEEEIEEKVSKTPQERHETPVTLNGKYAESKTIFVRNLSYSVERTDMEDIFKDCGEVVDVRFSLDPEGRFRGFGHVEFGTAEAARKALKLDNTELLNRHIKVGIAVEKSDYPPYKSNSSSSFHKGGNLQSHTVKGFDASLVENKPKSPATPNETNSASKTIYVRNLSYSVERADMENLFKDCGEIVDVRLHTDREGNFKGYGHVQFATAEAAQKAVALNKKVFFNRLMFVGLALERGKYSPNRSSWSWSSSFLKDEKIQSQTVPVKCFDTSLAEDKLTCAKEEVKDIEMFDAASAESKVPETPSTGKEKNDGSKTICVRNLSFDVERAEIENIFKDCGEVVDVRLHVDVEFATAEAAEKALELDNTRLMNRPIKVGKASEEGECFPNRGSSISFQKAESFQSLTVFVIGFDTSVAEEKIKASLYKHFCSCGEITRISLPKFPDSGTVKGFAHLDFKDTDGYNKALKLDQTAIGNYWLSVEKAKPRIRRDNYGIGGGRGGYHVGGRDGGDHGERAGWGRSHGAGRHWTANTEHW comes from the exons ATGGCCAATGAATCTGAATCCGAA GTCTGTGATAATGCAATTCCACCACcaaaaattt gCAAAAGGGAGTGTGAGGATGAAGATCAAGAGGATGTGATTACTAAGAAGCAGAAGAGAGACGAGGTTGTCGAGGTTGTTGTAAAGCAAGAGAATGAGGAAGAAATTAATCCAGATCAAGAGGATGTGATTACAAAGAAGCAGAAGAGAGACGAGGTTGTCGAGGTTGTTGTAAAGCAAGAGAATGAGGAAGAAATTAATCCAGATCAAGAGGATGTGATTACTAAGAAGCAGAAGAGAGACGAGGTTGTCGAGGTTGTTGTAAAGCAAGAGAATGAGGAAGAAATCAATCCAGATCAAGAGGATGTGATTACTAAGAAGCAGAAGAGAGACGAGGTTGTCGAGGTTGTTGTAAACCAAGAGAATGAGGAAGAAATTAATCCAGATCAAGAGGATGTGATTACTAAGAAGCAGAAGAGAGATGAGGTTGTCGAG GTTGTTACAAAGCAAGAGAATGAGGAAGAAATTAATCCAGATCAAGAGGACGTGATTACTAAGAAGCAGAAGAGAGACGAGGTTGTCGAGGTTGTTGTAAAGCAAGATAATGAGGAAGAAATTAATCCAGATCAAGAGGATGTGATTACAAAGAAGCAGAAGAAAAACGAGGTTGTCGAGGTTGTTGTAAACCAAGAGAATGAGGAAGAAATTAATCCAGATTATTCTGAACATGATAAT AAACTTGAAGCTGAAAATGAATCTGGTACTGGTTTCATTGCTTTGGAACCGGTGGATGATGGTAGCACAGATGCTGACTCTCCCAGAAGCTTTGGTGAGGATAAT CCTGAAGATTTAGAGAGTCCAGAGTACACCGAGGAAGAAATAGAGGAAAAAGTTTCCAAAACACCTCAGGAAAGG CATGAAACCCCAGTCACGCTAAACGGAAAATATGCTGAATCGAAGACAATATTTGTTAGAAACCTGTCATATAGTGTGGAACGGACTGATAT GGAAGATATTTTCAAAGATTGTGGTGAAGTTGTTGATGTTCGATTCAGCCTAGATCCCGAAGGGAGGTTTAGAGGCTTTGGACATGTTGAGTTTGGAACAGCAGAAGCAGCACGAAAA GCCCTTAAATTGGATAATACAGAATTGTTGAATCGCCACATCAAAGTTGGTATAGCTGTAGAAAAGAGTGATTATCCCCCCTATAAAAG CAACTCGAGCAGCTCATTCCATAAGGGTGGAAATCTTCAATCTCACACTGTAAAGGGTTTTGACGCATCCCTTGTAGAAAACAAG CCTAAAAGCCCAGCTACACCAAATGAAACAAACAGTGCATCAAAGACCATATATGTCAGAAACTTGTCATACTCCGTGGAACGAGCTGATAT GGAAAATCTTTTCAAAGATTGTGGAGAAATTGTTGATGTTCGTCTCCATACAGATCGTGAAGGGAATTTTAAAGGCTATGGACATGTTCAGTTTGCCACAGCAGAAGCAGCACAAAAG GCTGTTGCGTTGAATAAGAAAGTATTTTTTAATCGTCTTATGTTTGTTGGTTTAGCTCTGGAAAGGGGTAAATATTCCCCTAATAGAAG CAGCTGGTCGTGGAGCAGCTCATTCCTTAAGGATGAAAAAATTCAGTCTCAAACTGTACCTGTGAAGTGTTTTGATACATCCCTTGCGGAAGACAAA TTGACTTGTGCAAAGGAGGAGGTTAAAGATATAGAGATGTTTGATGCTGCCTCTGCTGAGAGTAAAGTT CCTGAAACCCCATCTACcggaaaagagaaaaatgatgGATCAAAAACAATATGTGTTAGAAATTTGTCATTCGATGTGGAACGGGCTGAAAT TGAAAATATTTTCAAAGATTGCGGAGAAGTTGTTGATGTCCGACTCCATGTGGATGTTGAGTTTGCAACCGCAGAAGCTGCAGAAAAG GCTCTTGAGTTGGATAACACAAGATTAATGAACCGTCCCATCAAAGTTGGTAAAGCTTCAGAAGAGGGTGAATGTTTCCCAAATAGAGG CTCGAGCATCTCATTCCAGAAGGCCGAAAGTTTTCAGTCTCTAACTGTATTTGTGATTGGATTTGATACATCCGTTGCAGAAGAGAAg ATAAAAGCTAGCCTGTATAAGCATTTCTGTTCTTGCGGAGAGATTACAAGGATCTCATTACCAAAATTTCCTGATTCTGGTACTGTTAAGGG GTTTGCTCATTTGGACTTCAAGGATACTGATGGCTATAATAAAGCACTAAAACTTGATCAAACTGCGATTGGAAATTATTGGTTGTCAGTTGAAAAAGCAAAGCCAAGGATAAGACGTGATAATTATGGTATAGGTGGTGGCAGAGGTGGCTATCACGTTGGCGGTAGGGATGGAGGAGACCATGGCGAGAGAGCAGGTTGGGGCAGAAGTCATGGCGCTGGGAGGCACTGGACAGCCAATACCGAGCACTGGTGA
- the LOC123902319 gene encoding nucleolin 2-like isoform X4, giving the protein MANESESEVCDNAIPPPKICKRECEDEDQEDVITKKQKRDEVVEVVVKQENEEEINPDQEDVITKKQKRDEVVEVVVKQENEEEINPDQEDVITKKQKRDEVVEVVVKQENEEEINPDQEDVITKKQKRDEVVEVVVNQENEEEINPDQEDVITKKQKRDEVVEVVAKQENEEEINPDQEDVITKKQKRDEVVTKQENEEEINPDQEDVITKKQKRDEVVEVVVKQDNEEEINPDQEDVITKKQKKNEVVEVVVNQENEEEINPDYSEHDNKLEAENESGTGFIALEPVDDGSTDADSPRSFGEDNPEDLESPEYTEEEIEEKVSKTPQERHETPVTLNGKYAESKTIFVRNLSYSVERTDMEDIFKDCGEVVDVRFSLDPEGRFRGFGHVEFGTAEAARKALKLDNTELLNRHIKVGIAVEKSDYPPYKSNSSSSFHKGGNLQSHTVKGFDASLVENKPKSPATPNETNSASKTIYVRNLSYSVERADMENLFKDCGEIVDVRLHTDREGNFKGYGHVQFATAEAAQKAVALNKKVFFNRLMFVGLALERGKYSPNRSWSWSSSFLKDEKIQSQTVPVKCFDTSLAEDKLTCAKEEVKDIEMFDAASAESKPETPSTGKEKNDGSKTICVRNLSFDVERAEIENIFKDCGEVVDVRLHVDVEFATAEAAEKALELDNTRLMNRPIKVGKASEEGECFPNRGSSISFQKAESFQSLTVFVIGFDTSVAEEKIKASLYKHFCSCGEITRISLPKFPDSGTVKGFAHLDFKDTDGYNKALKLDQTAIGNYWLSVEKAKPRIRRDNYGIGGGRGGYHVGGRDGGDHGERAGWGRSHGAGRHWTANTEHW; this is encoded by the exons ATGGCCAATGAATCTGAATCCGAA GTCTGTGATAATGCAATTCCACCACcaaaaattt gCAAAAGGGAGTGTGAGGATGAAGATCAAGAGGATGTGATTACTAAGAAGCAGAAGAGAGACGAGGTTGTCGAGGTTGTTGTAAAGCAAGAGAATGAGGAAGAAATTAATCCAGATCAAGAGGATGTGATTACAAAGAAGCAGAAGAGAGACGAGGTTGTCGAGGTTGTTGTAAAGCAAGAGAATGAGGAAGAAATTAATCCAGATCAAGAGGATGTGATTACTAAGAAGCAGAAGAGAGACGAGGTTGTCGAGGTTGTTGTAAAGCAAGAGAATGAGGAAGAAATCAATCCAGATCAAGAGGATGTGATTACTAAGAAGCAGAAGAGAGACGAGGTTGTCGAGGTTGTTGTAAACCAAGAGAATGAGGAAGAAATTAATCCAGATCAAGAGGATGTGATTACTAAGAAGCAGAAGAGAGATGAGGTTGTCGAGGTTGTTGCAAAGCAAGAGAATGAGGAAGAAATTAATCCAGATCAAGAGGATGTGATTACTAAGAAGCAGAAGAGAGACGAGGTTGTTACAAAGCAAGAGAATGAGGAAGAAATTAATCCAGATCAAGAGGACGTGATTACTAAGAAGCAGAAGAGAGACGAGGTTGTCGAGGTTGTTGTAAAGCAAGATAATGAGGAAGAAATTAATCCAGATCAAGAGGATGTGATTACAAAGAAGCAGAAGAAAAACGAGGTTGTCGAGGTTGTTGTAAACCAAGAGAATGAGGAAGAAATTAATCCAGATTATTCTGAACATGATAAT AAACTTGAAGCTGAAAATGAATCTGGTACTGGTTTCATTGCTTTGGAACCGGTGGATGATGGTAGCACAGATGCTGACTCTCCCAGAAGCTTTGGTGAGGATAAT CCTGAAGATTTAGAGAGTCCAGAGTACACCGAGGAAGAAATAGAGGAAAAAGTTTCCAAAACACCTCAGGAAAGG CATGAAACCCCAGTCACGCTAAACGGAAAATATGCTGAATCGAAGACAATATTTGTTAGAAACCTGTCATATAGTGTGGAACGGACTGATAT GGAAGATATTTTCAAAGATTGTGGTGAAGTTGTTGATGTTCGATTCAGCCTAGATCCCGAAGGGAGGTTTAGAGGCTTTGGACATGTTGAGTTTGGAACAGCAGAAGCAGCACGAAAA GCCCTTAAATTGGATAATACAGAATTGTTGAATCGCCACATCAAAGTTGGTATAGCTGTAGAAAAGAGTGATTATCCCCCCTATAAAAG CAACTCGAGCAGCTCATTCCATAAGGGTGGAAATCTTCAATCTCACACTGTAAAGGGTTTTGACGCATCCCTTGTAGAAAACAAG CCTAAAAGCCCAGCTACACCAAATGAAACAAACAGTGCATCAAAGACCATATATGTCAGAAACTTGTCATACTCCGTGGAACGAGCTGATAT GGAAAATCTTTTCAAAGATTGTGGAGAAATTGTTGATGTTCGTCTCCATACAGATCGTGAAGGGAATTTTAAAGGCTATGGACATGTTCAGTTTGCCACAGCAGAAGCAGCACAAAAG GCTGTTGCGTTGAATAAGAAAGTATTTTTTAATCGTCTTATGTTTGTTGGTTTAGCTCTGGAAAGGGGTAAATATTCCCCTAATAGAAG CTGGTCGTGGAGCAGCTCATTCCTTAAGGATGAAAAAATTCAGTCTCAAACTGTACCTGTGAAGTGTTTTGATACATCCCTTGCGGAAGACAAA TTGACTTGTGCAAAGGAGGAGGTTAAAGATATAGAGATGTTTGATGCTGCCTCTGCTGAGAGTAAA CCTGAAACCCCATCTACcggaaaagagaaaaatgatgGATCAAAAACAATATGTGTTAGAAATTTGTCATTCGATGTGGAACGGGCTGAAAT TGAAAATATTTTCAAAGATTGCGGAGAAGTTGTTGATGTCCGACTCCATGTGGATGTTGAGTTTGCAACCGCAGAAGCTGCAGAAAAG GCTCTTGAGTTGGATAACACAAGATTAATGAACCGTCCCATCAAAGTTGGTAAAGCTTCAGAAGAGGGTGAATGTTTCCCAAATAGAGG CTCGAGCATCTCATTCCAGAAGGCCGAAAGTTTTCAGTCTCTAACTGTATTTGTGATTGGATTTGATACATCCGTTGCAGAAGAGAAg ATAAAAGCTAGCCTGTATAAGCATTTCTGTTCTTGCGGAGAGATTACAAGGATCTCATTACCAAAATTTCCTGATTCTGGTACTGTTAAGGG GTTTGCTCATTTGGACTTCAAGGATACTGATGGCTATAATAAAGCACTAAAACTTGATCAAACTGCGATTGGAAATTATTGGTTGTCAGTTGAAAAAGCAAAGCCAAGGATAAGACGTGATAATTATGGTATAGGTGGTGGCAGAGGTGGCTATCACGTTGGCGGTAGGGATGGAGGAGACCATGGCGAGAGAGCAGGTTGGGGCAGAAGTCATGGCGCTGGGAGGCACTGGACAGCCAATACCGAGCACTGGTGA
- the LOC123902319 gene encoding nucleolin 1-like isoform X5, whose translation MANESESEVCDNAIPPPKICKRECEDEDQEDVITKKQKRDEVVEVVVKQENEEEINPDQEDVITKKQKRDEVVEVVVKQENEEEINPDQEDVITKKQKRDEVVEVVVKQENEEEINPDQEDVITKKQKRDEVVEVVVNQENEEEINPDQEDVITKKQKRDEVVEVVAKQENEEEINPDQEDVITKKQKRDEVVEVVVKQDNEEEINPDQEDVITKKQKKNEVVEVVVNQENEEEINPDYSEHDNKLEAENESGTGFIALEPVDDGSTDADSPRSFGEDNPEDLESPEYTEEEIEEKVSKTPQERHETPVTLNGKYAESKTIFVRNLSYSVERTDMEDIFKDCGEVVDVRFSLDPEGRFRGFGHVEFGTAEAARKALKLDNTELLNRHIKVGIAVEKSDYPPYKSNSSSSFHKGGNLQSHTVKGFDASLVENKPKSPATPNETNSASKTIYVRNLSYSVERADMENLFKDCGEIVDVRLHTDREGNFKGYGHVQFATAEAAQKAVALNKKVFFNRLMFVGLALERGKYSPNRSSWSWSSSFLKDEKIQSQTVPVKCFDTSLAEDKLTCAKEEVKDIEMFDAASAESKVPETPSTGKEKNDGSKTICVRNLSFDVERAEIENIFKDCGEVVDVRLHVDVEFATAEAAEKALELDNTRLMNRPIKVGKASEEGECFPNRGSSISFQKAESFQSLTVFVIGFDTSVAEEKIKASLYKHFCSCGEITRISLPKFPDSGTVKGFAHLDFKDTDGYNKALKLDQTAIGNYWLSVEKAKPRIRRDNYGIGGGRGGYHVGGRDGGDHGERAGWGRSHGAGRHWTANTEHW comes from the exons ATGGCCAATGAATCTGAATCCGAA GTCTGTGATAATGCAATTCCACCACcaaaaattt gCAAAAGGGAGTGTGAGGATGAAGATCAAGAGGATGTGATTACTAAGAAGCAGAAGAGAGACGAGGTTGTCGAGGTTGTTGTAAAGCAAGAGAATGAGGAAGAAATTAATCCAGATCAAGAGGATGTGATTACAAAGAAGCAGAAGAGAGACGAGGTTGTCGAGGTTGTTGTAAAGCAAGAGAATGAGGAAGAAATTAATCCAGATCAAGAGGATGTGATTACTAAGAAGCAGAAGAGAGACGAGGTTGTCGAGGTTGTTGTAAAGCAAGAGAATGAGGAAGAAATCAATCCAGATCAAGAGGATGTGATTACTAAGAAGCAGAAGAGAGACGAGGTTGTCGAGGTTGTTGTAAACCAAGAGAATGAGGAAGAAATTAATCCAGATCAAGAGGATGTGATTACTAAGAAGCAGAAGAGAGATGAGGTTGTCGAGGTTGTTGCAAAGCAAGAGAATGAGGAAGAAATTAATCCAGATCAAGAGGATGTGATTACTAAGAAGCAGAAGAGAGACGAG GTTGTCGAGGTTGTTGTAAAGCAAGATAATGAGGAAGAAATTAATCCAGATCAAGAGGATGTGATTACAAAGAAGCAGAAGAAAAACGAGGTTGTCGAGGTTGTTGTAAACCAAGAGAATGAGGAAGAAATTAATCCAGATTATTCTGAACATGATAAT AAACTTGAAGCTGAAAATGAATCTGGTACTGGTTTCATTGCTTTGGAACCGGTGGATGATGGTAGCACAGATGCTGACTCTCCCAGAAGCTTTGGTGAGGATAAT CCTGAAGATTTAGAGAGTCCAGAGTACACCGAGGAAGAAATAGAGGAAAAAGTTTCCAAAACACCTCAGGAAAGG CATGAAACCCCAGTCACGCTAAACGGAAAATATGCTGAATCGAAGACAATATTTGTTAGAAACCTGTCATATAGTGTGGAACGGACTGATAT GGAAGATATTTTCAAAGATTGTGGTGAAGTTGTTGATGTTCGATTCAGCCTAGATCCCGAAGGGAGGTTTAGAGGCTTTGGACATGTTGAGTTTGGAACAGCAGAAGCAGCACGAAAA GCCCTTAAATTGGATAATACAGAATTGTTGAATCGCCACATCAAAGTTGGTATAGCTGTAGAAAAGAGTGATTATCCCCCCTATAAAAG CAACTCGAGCAGCTCATTCCATAAGGGTGGAAATCTTCAATCTCACACTGTAAAGGGTTTTGACGCATCCCTTGTAGAAAACAAG CCTAAAAGCCCAGCTACACCAAATGAAACAAACAGTGCATCAAAGACCATATATGTCAGAAACTTGTCATACTCCGTGGAACGAGCTGATAT GGAAAATCTTTTCAAAGATTGTGGAGAAATTGTTGATGTTCGTCTCCATACAGATCGTGAAGGGAATTTTAAAGGCTATGGACATGTTCAGTTTGCCACAGCAGAAGCAGCACAAAAG GCTGTTGCGTTGAATAAGAAAGTATTTTTTAATCGTCTTATGTTTGTTGGTTTAGCTCTGGAAAGGGGTAAATATTCCCCTAATAGAAG CAGCTGGTCGTGGAGCAGCTCATTCCTTAAGGATGAAAAAATTCAGTCTCAAACTGTACCTGTGAAGTGTTTTGATACATCCCTTGCGGAAGACAAA TTGACTTGTGCAAAGGAGGAGGTTAAAGATATAGAGATGTTTGATGCTGCCTCTGCTGAGAGTAAAGTT CCTGAAACCCCATCTACcggaaaagagaaaaatgatgGATCAAAAACAATATGTGTTAGAAATTTGTCATTCGATGTGGAACGGGCTGAAAT TGAAAATATTTTCAAAGATTGCGGAGAAGTTGTTGATGTCCGACTCCATGTGGATGTTGAGTTTGCAACCGCAGAAGCTGCAGAAAAG GCTCTTGAGTTGGATAACACAAGATTAATGAACCGTCCCATCAAAGTTGGTAAAGCTTCAGAAGAGGGTGAATGTTTCCCAAATAGAGG CTCGAGCATCTCATTCCAGAAGGCCGAAAGTTTTCAGTCTCTAACTGTATTTGTGATTGGATTTGATACATCCGTTGCAGAAGAGAAg ATAAAAGCTAGCCTGTATAAGCATTTCTGTTCTTGCGGAGAGATTACAAGGATCTCATTACCAAAATTTCCTGATTCTGGTACTGTTAAGGG GTTTGCTCATTTGGACTTCAAGGATACTGATGGCTATAATAAAGCACTAAAACTTGATCAAACTGCGATTGGAAATTATTGGTTGTCAGTTGAAAAAGCAAAGCCAAGGATAAGACGTGATAATTATGGTATAGGTGGTGGCAGAGGTGGCTATCACGTTGGCGGTAGGGATGGAGGAGACCATGGCGAGAGAGCAGGTTGGGGCAGAAGTCATGGCGCTGGGAGGCACTGGACAGCCAATACCGAGCACTGGTGA